The sequence below is a genomic window from Cicer arietinum cultivar CDC Frontier isolate Library 1 chromosome 6, Cicar.CDCFrontier_v2.0, whole genome shotgun sequence.
gaaaatatattgtttcttaaatgaataaaacaattaaactatAAATCAGCAATCAATTACTTTcctttttgtatttatttgtggtataaattattttatatttaaaatattagttttgtattattattaataattattaatttaataataaataactaattaaattcttaaaacCAAGTAGAAAGCCACATGTAACATTAACTCACCAATCTTTTACGGAATTACTATCATGTGTAAATTAgttcaatttaaataattcttaaatatacatataaatataaatatatatatatatatatatatatttatttaatgtttaatataaataaatatatttcatatgATTAACTCTCACATTTTTCAATAGAATTTAATACAATGTTTTATTTGGAAAACAAAGTTGATCACCTACAACGATGATTAATTGTGTTGACTCTTGACTTCTAGTActcttttattataataatattaagggGTGGTAGTGGTACatgcaaataaattataattcaaaaataagataAAGTGATAATATGGTTTGTGAGTATACTGAATTATGAAAGTGAAATTTAGTATATGGCTTATGAGGGGCGAACCCCATTGTGTTTCATATGATTAACTCTCACATTTTTCAATAGAATTTAATACAATGTTTTATTTGGAAAACAAAGTTGATCACCTACAACGATGATTAATTGTGTTGACTCTTGACTTCTAGTActcttttattataataatattaagggGTGGTAGTGGTACatgcaaataaattataattcaaaaataagataAAGTGATAATATGGTTTGTGAGTATACTGAATTATGAAAGTGAAATTTAGTATATGGCTTATGAGGGGCGAACCCCATTGTGCACAACAAATTTGTACCTCAAATTATTTGGTAACAAGAGTCCTCCGAATGAATTCacttaatttgattttatattaactTAAAAGTCATTGTAATTCAGTATAATAAAactgataaaatatttattgatctTAATACAAAGTGTTATGGATAGAGCCACTGTAATTAACCTTTGAGTAGACATCGTAATAttagtaaatataatttttcactaaacctaaattatatttgatgaaatgtactcttCATAGTAAATACTTTCCTTATTGGTTTGTTATCTTCAAATCCTAAAGCTATTTCACTACCATGTAGCCAATGATAATCATTTGGGCCGAATCATTTGCTTTAAGTCTACCTACGtcgatatttttattttattttaagcaaCCCAGCAATACAATTGGTATTAAGAGTCTTCTTGGTGTGATTTGAAttggcaaataaaaaaaattcaagctaattttaaaagatttatcaattttttaatatttaatttataattacaaaaataaatttttaatattaatattataaaaatacagTAAAATAGTAGATTTgatgtaatatatttttacttaaatttaaCATTACAGAATAAAAATGATCgactatattttaaatacataaaataacaatcaattgataaaaactattagcaaaaaattaaaaattaataaataatatataaatacataatatatcatcataatataaaaattagtgATCCTGATTTGGTTTTGGTTcgattatgaaaaataaattcaaaatctaGTCTATGTGGTTTCCTCACTAAGACattaaagaatatcaaaattattcaattttatgcagttttcaattttttagatGTTGCAGGTTTATATTTTCATCCATTTTGGATTTGAAGACAGGTAGGTATGTGTGAATTTTGAGTCTTGTTCCGTCTAAAATGATTGTCATGTTCCAATCGTGGctaaaatgaattaatgaatGAAAAGAAGAAGAGGTGGATTAACTAAATATACCGATCGGGCCGcctaaaattaacaaataccTCTCTAAATATAGCCAAATCACACAAACATTAGTAAGCAAAATAACATATCACCAAATTGTTTAATCAATTGATTCTTCCCAACCCCAACCTAACCTAACCTCTCTTTTCTCCCATTCCCACATTCATTCATCTCAAacaaaacgaaaaaaaaaattgaattatcgtatcttttattttttattactcaaTGGGTTTGAAATCATTATTCAACCGTCCCAAGGACATGATCCCATCGGCATCTTCAACACCTTCCCGATCCACGTCACTCTCCGTGCATTCACGCGCCCGTCTCGCCGGTGAACTCGAACAAGTCTTCAAAAAATTCGACGTCAACGGCGACGGCAAGATCTCCGCATCGGAACTCGGATCCATTATGGGAAGCTTAGGTCAACCCGCAACAGAACAAGAACTCGACAACATGATCCGCGAAGTCGACGGCGACGGCGACGGATGCATCAGTTTACAAGAATTCATTGAACTCAACACCAAAGGCGTTGATTCCGATGAGATTTTGGAGAATCTGAAGGACGCTTTTGCAGTATTTGATATGGACGGTAACGGTTCTATTACTGCGGAAGAACTTAATACGGTGATGAGAAGTCTCGGTGAAGAGTGCTCGTTGGCTGAGTGCCGGAGAATGATCGGCGGCGTTGATAGCGACGGTGATGGAATGATTGATTTTGAGGAGTTtaggatgatgatgatgatgggtTCTCGTCATGATACAACTGATAGGGTTAAACCTGAACCTATGGAATGAAACTCATTCGCCTCTTTCTTTTTTATGCCTTTATTTCCTATTCCCAAAAATcatagtcatttttttttttttgctttcataattttcttttgtctATAGAATGGAAAACATGCTAAATTTTCACgatattatttgataatttaaattCTTGTAGTAGATTTCATCACgagttttcattttatttatttatgttttatgtaCATgaattattctctttttttagttgttggttttattaattatatttttaaatttatttgtaagaGGTGGAAGTacttatatgtatatataatgtTAATTAAGAATCATGGGTATCAATGAACAATTTGGAATGTTATCAATAGGTATTTGAAATTTTGGTACAGTTGCCGAAGTCGATTGCAGCATGGTATACATATTTTAACaagaaaacttttttaaaagtgtGTATTGTAAAgtttcttattatttttgaaagtaCAAGCCTATTGGGACATGTAAAAGGAAAAATTACTATGAAATTGACAGGAGATTCTCATTTTGGATAAACAGTCTGAATGCAGAGACAAAACAGTTATACTTGAAAGGCCAaaggaagagagagaaaaaaacatAATGACAGTGAAAGATATCAAATTGAAACAAAGGTTTACAAATGGTAGTTAAAAATGCACATCAATTTTGAGAAATGCTACATGCCAACCACTCCTGTCACACTTCCTATGAGATACAACAAGTATCATTTACATCAATATTTAACAGAGATTAAGTATGGAACTAAAATTTCTCTTCAAGGTTTTAGGATCAAAGTAAATAGTATATATgggttaatttattaatatatctttattttttaggaaagtaattatattgtcctacattaaaaaaaatcaaaataatgccACTATTTATaggttttgaatttttttcttctcattttaactgattgaaaatattttgaaaaataaaatacattaaatttatgaagaaaaaaatacggATAAATAGATgtgccaaaataaataatttgttat
It includes:
- the LOC101496005 gene encoding probable calcium-binding protein CML25, with translation MGLKSLFNRPKDMIPSASSTPSRSTSLSVHSRARLAGELEQVFKKFDVNGDGKISASELGSIMGSLGQPATEQELDNMIREVDGDGDGCISLQEFIELNTKGVDSDEILENLKDAFAVFDMDGNGSITAEELNTVMRSLGEECSLAECRRMIGGVDSDGDGMIDFEEFRMMMMMGSRHDTTDRVKPEPME